In the Arthrobacter sp. CDRTa11 genome, GGGATCCTCCAGCACCACCAGGTCATTGTCCGCGATGGAGGGCATGGTGGTGTAGATATCGGCAACCTGGACGTCGTCGGTGAGCAGCGCGAGCAGGGTTTGATTGCCGCCACCGTCAGCAGAGGGCTTGAAGGCCTTGAATTCGCAGCCGTAGTCCGCCTTGAGCCCGCGAAGGCCATCGGGGCGTGCTTCGAAGGTGTTCGGTGCCGCCATGGCCAGGTCCTTGCACACCTTTGCCAGATCCTCGATGGACTTCAGCTGGTATTTCTCGGCCGTGAGCTTGGTGACCACCATGGCGTCTTTCGACTCCGCCTTGGACGCTTCCAGCACGGCCAGCCCCTCGGGCAGCCTGCCAGTCAGTGCCTTGTAGATGTCATCAGCCGAATCTTCTGACGCCTGCGGATCGACATGCGCAAGGAGGCTTCCTGAGTAGTCTGGCACCACATCAGCGGTGCCGTCTTTGAGTGCCTTAAGATACGTTTCGCGGGGTCCGACGTTCGGCGTGGTTGTGGCAGGAACGCCGGCAGCCACCAGGGCGCCGGCATATATTTCGGCAACGATCTGGCTTTCCGCCGAGGTGGCCGAGTCCAGGGTGGGGCTGCCAACCGTCAGGGCAGCAGCAGGCGAACTGCTGCTGCCGGTGGGAGTTTCTTCGGGCGCTCCTGTGCAAGCGGCCGAGACCAGCAGCGTGGCGGCGGCCAGTCCGGCCCAGAGGGGTTTTCGCATTAAGTCACTAACTCCAACAGCTCTTGATGGACCAAGTCGATATGGGCCTCGTCGGCGGTGTCCTGGCCGCAGTCATACTATCGCCACGTTACTCCAATGAATGGGTATGTTTCGGCGGCAACAACATGCTTGAACCGAATGGATGCACAGGGCCCGGTCTGGCCCGTCCGGCCTGACTTCCCACGAGATCCCCCTTGAACGCCCCTCCCGGCCTAAAGTTGGACTGTGACGAACTTGGAAGTGTCTCCCCAACAGGAACTTTGTCCGCCCGCTGGTCCCGAAGGTACTTCCGGCCCATGCCTGCAGCTGTGGCCCGAGCGGGAAGTACCACTGGGTGGCGTGCGTGCAATGAACGTGCAGCGTACGCTTCCGCAGCGCGGCCTGCCCACCGTGGGTGCCTGGTGC is a window encoding:
- a CDS encoding ABC transporter substrate-binding protein, giving the protein MRKPLWAGLAAATLLVSAACTGAPEETPTGSSSSPAAALTVGSPTLDSATSAESQIVAEIYAGALVAAGVPATTTPNVGPRETYLKALKDGTADVVPDYSGSLLAHVDPQASEDSADDIYKALTGRLPEGLAVLEASKAESKDAMVVTKLTAEKYQLKSIEDLAKVCKDLAMAAPNTFEARPDGLRGLKADYGCEFKAFKPSADGGGNQTLLALLTDDVQVADIYTTMPSIADNDLVVLEDPKNNFKAQQVLPVYNKEKLTDKAKDALNAVSRLLTTEDLVDLNRAVSGSQKQNPKDAAAAWLKDEGIVT